The Paenibacillus sp. BIC5C1 DNA segment TTAAGCGCTTAACCCGTGAAGGGAAGGGAGATGATTTTTCCATGACAACCATTAGACTGACGATGGCTCAGGCACTGCTCCGATATCTGGACCAGCAATATATTTCCGTTGATGGGGTGGAAACCAAGTTTGTGAAAGGTGTTATCGGCATTTTCGGTCACGGCAACGTAACTGGTATTGGAGAGGCGCTGGAGCGTAGTTCTGGAAGTCTGACGTATATGCAGGGTAAAAATGAACAAGGCATGGTACATACGGCAGCGGCCTATGCCAAGCAGAAGAACCGTAGACAGATTTATGCCTGCACAACATCCATCGGACCAGGAGCGCTGAACATGATTACCGCAGCGGCAACGGCAACGGTCAATCGTATTCCCGTTTTACTGCTTCCAGGTGATAACTTTGCTACGCGTGAACCAGATCCCGTGCTGCAACAACTGGAGGTAAGCGGCGATTATACTATTTCAGCCACTGATTCGTTCAAAGCGGTCAGCAAATACTGGGATCGCATCGTGCGTCCTGAACAGCTGATGATTGCTGCCACACAGGCGATGCGCGTGCTGATGGACCCGGCGGAGACGGGGGCGGTAACGTTGGCACTGCCACAGGATGTGCAGGCAGAGGCGTACGATTACCCTGAATCGTTCTTCGCCCGCAAGGTGCATTACCTGGACCGTCGTCCTCCGGTCCAGGCGGCAATTGAACGGGCAGCGCAGCAGATTGCCCGTGGCAGGAAGCCGCTGATCGTAGCAGGCGGCGGCGTGTTGTATGCCGAGGCATCCACACAGCTGGCTGAATTCGCCGAGGCATTCGGCATTCCGGTTGCCGAGACGCAGGCTGGCAAGAGTGCCTTGGCGTGGGACCACCCACTTAATGTGGGGGCCATCGGCGTGACCGGCTCGCTGGCTGCCAACAGGCTTGCCAGAGAAGCGGATGTGGTAATCGGCGTCGGCACCCGGTTCTCGGATTTTACGACGGCGTCTCGGTCTGCTTTTCAGCATCCCGAAGCGGCTTTCATCAATATTAACCTGAACGGTATGGATGCCGCCAAATTGGGTGGGGAAGCGATTTTAGCGGATGCACGGGAGGGTTTGCAAGCTTTGCAAACGGCTTTACAGGGACGGCAGTACCACAGTGGATACGAAGCATCGAAGATCGCCGACCTGCGGGATGGGTGGAACACCGAGGTGGATCGACTCTATGGACTGAAACATGAGGCAGGACTGGCACAAACGACAGCGGTTGGTGTTATTAATCGGACCATTGACCCTTCTTCAGTCATTGTGTGTGCGGCGGGAAGTTTGCCTGGAGACTTGCACCGTCTATGGCGCGCGTCTGCACCGAAAACATACCACATGGAATATGGCTTCTCCTGTATGGGCTATGAGGTGAGCGGAGCATTCGGGGCAGCACTTGCCGAGCCGGATCGTGAAGTGTATGCCATGGTGGGTGACGGTAGTTACCTAATGCTGCATTCTGAACTGGTGACGAGTTTGCAGGAACAGAAGAAGATGACCATTTTACTATTCAACAACAACGGATTTCAGTGTATTCATAATTTGCAACGGGAGCACGGAAGTGACGGTTTCGGCAACGAGTTCCGCTATCGGGAATCGGAGAGCGGGCGACTGACCGGGGATTATATGCCTATGGATTTTGCAGCCCATGCCCGCAGCCTTGGAGCCAAAGCCTATAAGGCAGAGACGACGGAACAATTGGAGCAGGCGATCAGAGATGCACGGAATGAGACCGTGACTACACTGATCGAAATTCCAGTCGTGCCCGGAACCAATGCAGGTGGATATGAGTCATGGTGGAATGTGGGCGTTCCAGAAGTATCCAACGAGGAAAAGGTAGTAACAGCTCATAACGCGATGCAGGCAAACCGTGCCAAAGCTAGACTCATATAGTTGAGCATATCATCAATCCAAAGAGTAACTTTCAATCAGCATAATATAGATGGGAATGCACGCGTTAAATCGAATGATGCGAAAATGTTGAAACACAAAAGGAGACGTGGAGCCATGAACAAGCTGCCATTTCAGCTCGGGATTCATCCGATCAACTGGGTTGGAGAGGATGTAAAGGAGCATGGTGATGCAACAACGTGTGAACAGATTCTGGATGACATTCAACGACTTGGCCTGACGGGTACGGAGATGGGACGCAAATATCCCACGGATCCAGACACATTGCGGGAGGAGCTGGGCAGGCGCAAAATACGCCTCGTTTCCCAGTGGAAATCGGTATTGTTCTCTGACCTGACGTATCGCCAGTCTGAGCTGGACAGCTATCGCAGACACGCGGAGTTTCTGCAATCTATGGGCAGCAAGGTGATTAGCACGGCGGAAGTAGGTGGCTCCCTGCATTTTGATCCAAGGCGGACACCGCATGAAAAAGAAGTGCTGAGACTCAGTGAATCGGAATGGCACATCCTTGCTGAGGGGCTGAACGAAGCAGGTGCCATCGCCCGTGAGCACGGGTTGAAGCTGACATACCATCATCACGGCGGTACCGTTGTTGAGCAGCCGGATGAGATCGATAAATTGATGGAACTGACTGACCCATCTCTTGTTTATTTGCTCTATGATACAGGTCATGCTTACTACGGCGGCGCCGACCCGTTAGCGCTCCTGCGTAAGCATTATGACAGGATTGCCTATATTCATCTGAAAGATATCCGTCCTCAAGTGCTGGACGAAGCACGGGCGGAACAGTCTGATTTTGTGGGCTGTATTCGTAAAGGAGTATTTACGGTTCCCGGAGATGGATGTATTGATTTTGCACCGATTCTGCAGGAGTTGGTTACACGGGGGTATGATGGCTGGGCGATGCTTGAAGGGGAACAGGACCCTGCAATTCATAATCCGTATGAGTATGCGCGGCGATCGTTGCAATATATGGAGTCCTTATACCAGCACAGCTGATAAAGTCATGGCCATCGGGAGAGAGCCGTACCATGAGGTAAACCCGATGATGAGTGTGAGTTTGATGAATGTAACATTTCAAATCCCATCATAGAAAGGGGTTCAAATAAAATGACTTACGTATCCTTTCCTGATTCCAGGAAGATGGATTTCACCGCGATTGGCCGTCTGTGCATCGACTTGAATGCCAATGAGATCAATCGCCCGATGGAAGAGACGATGACCTTTACGAAATATGTGGGCGGATCTCCGGCTAATATCACGATTGGCATGTCCAGGCTCGGTATGGAAACGGCATTTATCGGCAAAATCGCGAATGACCAGATGGGCAGGTTCATCAACAGTTATCTGGAGCGGAACGGAATCGATACGTCAAATGTGGTAACGGACGATACCGGAGCGGTGACAGGACTTGCTTTTACCGAGATCAAAAGTCCAACCGATTGCAACATTCTAATGTATCGTGACCATGTGGCTGATCTGCTATTGCAGTCGAGAGAGGTCCAGGAAGAGCTGATTGCCGACTCCAAAGTGCTGCTGATCTCAGGCACAGCCCTCGCTCAAAGCCCATCACGTGAAGCGGTATTCCAGGCGCTGGCATATGCGAAAAAGCATGGCACAATCATTGTGTTTGATCTGGACTATCGTCCTTACACATGGACATCAGCCGAGGAGACGGCGGTCTATTATAACCTCGCGGCCGAGAAATGCGATATCATCCTGGGCACCCGTGAAGAGTTCGACATGATGGAGACGTTTGACCATAATCCAGACCATAGCGATCAGGTGACCGCGCAAAAATGGTTCGACTTTTCCGCTAAAATTGTCGTCATCAAACATGGCAAGGAAGGCTCCATTGCTTATACAGGTGAAGGGCTATCTCATCAAGCCGACAGCTACCCAGCGCGTGTGGTGAAGACGTTTGGAGCAGGCGATTCCTACGCGGCGGGATTCCTGTATGGGTTGATGCAGGGCTGGACGATTGAACGCAGCATGGCGTTTGGCAGTGCGGCAGCATGTATCGTTATCTCCAGCCACAGCTGCTCGGATGCGATGCCAACAGTGGAACAAGTGAATGACTATATCGAACGCTGCAATCGGGGCGAAATTACGGTGTCTTGAAGCGTGTTGAAGTACTTGGAGTGGATGGAGTTAATTGACGGAGCGCACATATAAGCGAAGGGAGACAGGGCTATGGGAAAAGGGATTTCGGAAGCGTCAGCAACAGCGACAATGGTTCAAAACTGGATCGGGGGTGCCTGGGTGACCCCGGCGGCAACCCGTACGGAGCCGGTCGTGAATCCGGCTACGGAAGAGGTCATTGCACACGTACCGTTGTCTGAACAGGCGGATGTGGATTTGGCCGTCCAGACGGCAAGGGAGGCGTTCCCGTCCTGGAGCGGCACACCAGTTCCCCGCCGTGCACGGATTCTGTTCCGCTACCAGCAGCTGCTGGTGGAGCACTGGGAAGAACTCGCCCGGCTGGTTACGCTGGAGAACGGTAAAAGCTACGCGGAAGCTTACGGCGAAGTACAGCGTGGCATTGAATGCGTCGAATTCGCGGCAGGCGCCCCGAACCTGATGATGGGCAAACAGCTGCCTGACATCGCCACTGGGCTGGAGTCAGGCATGTACCGGTACCCAATCGGTGTTATTGGGGGAATAACCCCCTTCAACTTCCCGATGATGGTACCGTGCTGGATGTTCCCGCTGGCGATTGCGTGCGGTAACACCTTTGTCCTGAAGCCGTCCGAGCGCACACCGCTGCTGGCAGGTCGTCTGGCTGAGCTGTTCAAGGAAGCAGGGCTTCCGGACGGTGTGCTCAATATCGTTCACGGTGCGCATGACGTTGTGAATGGACTGCTTGAACACAAGGATGTTCAAGCGATCTCTTTTGTCGGATCACAGCCTGTGGCTGAATATGTTTACACTACCGCATCCGCACATGGCAAACGGGTACAGGCGCTTGCTGGTGCCAAAAATCACTCGATCGTTATGCCTGATGCCGATCTTGATCTGACAGTGAAAGAAATCACCAGTGCGGCCTTCGGCTCAGCCGGAGAACGCTGTATGGCCTGCTCGGTTGTTGTCGCCGTGGGCGATGTTGCTGATACGCTGGTGCAAAAGCTGGTGGAAGCGGCAGACCGCATCACCATTGGTAACGGCATGGATGAAGGGGTGTTCCTGGGTCCTGTCATTCGTGGTCCACATAAGGAACGTACACTTAGTTACATTGAATCCGGAGAACAGGAAGGCGCTGCTCTGATCCGGGATGGTCGCAAAGATGAAGCGACAGGCAAGTCTGGTTATTTCGTTGGTCCGACGGTATTTGATGAGGTGCAGAGCACTATGAAAATCTGGAAGGACGAGATTTTTGCACCGGTACTCTCGGTAGCGAGGGTTGCTACGCTGGAGGAAGCAGTGGAACTGGCCAACCGTTCCGACTTTGCCAATGGAGCTTGCCTGTTCACCCGCAGTGGAGCAAGCATGCGCCAATTCCGTGAAACGATTGATGCAGGCATGCTGGGCATTAACTTGGGCGTACCTGCGCCAATGGCATTTTTCCCTTTTTCCGGCTGGAAGAAATCGTTCTACGGTGATTTGCATGCCAACGGTACAGACGGCGTTGAATTTTATACTCGCAAAAAGATGGTTACTGCCCGCTGGTAATCACTCAGGGAATACCAGCCAATGGAAGAACGTTGAGTCCACATGGACACATACAGGGAGGATAACGGAATGGGCAAGGATAAAGTGAGAATTGGCATCATCGGTGCTGGTCGTATTGGTAAAATTCATGCGGACAATCTCCTGCGCAACACGCATGCCGAGATTGTTGGCATCAGTGATTTGTTTGCAGGACCCGAGCTGGAGGAGTGGGCCTCCAGCCGGGGTATTCCGGTGGTAACGACAGATAGCAGCCAGCTGATCGCCATGCCAAATGTGGATGCCGTGTTGATCTGTTCCTCAACAGATACACATGTACCCCTGATTGAACAGGCAGCCCAGGCGGGCAAACACATTTTTTGTGAGAAGCCGGTCAGTATGGATCTTCATCAGACTCAGGCAGCTGTTGCAGCCGTGCAGAAGGCTGGGGTAAAGCTACAAATCGGATTCAATCGTCGCTTCGATCATAACTTCAAGCGGGTACGTGCACATGTGCAGGAAGGAACGATTGGTGATCCGCATATTATCAAAATCACTTCTCGTGACCCGAGTCCGCCGCCAGCAGAGTACATCCGGGTGTCTGGCGGAATTTTCATGGATATGATGATCCATGATTTCGACATGGCCAGGTATCTATCCGGAAGTGAGGTGGATGAAGTCTATGCCCAGGGCAATGTGCTGATTCATCCTGTTTTTGCGGAACACGGCGATGTGGATACGGCCATTGTGACGATGAGTTTTGAAAATGGAGCTATTGGTGTCATTGATAACAGCCGCCAGGCGGTATATGGATACGATCAGCGCGTTGAAGTGTTTGGCTCATTAGGCAGCGCCGCAGCTGCGAACGATCATCCGAATACGGCAGAGATTAGTACAGCAAACGGATTGATGCGTGACAAGCCGCTGCACTTTTTCCTGGAGCGATACAACGAAGCGTACGTGCAGGAGACAGCTCTTTTCATCGACGCGATTCTGAACGATATACCTGTCATCGTGAACGGGAATGATGCCGTTCAGGCAGAACGCATTGCACTGGCAGCGCGCATGTCCATGGAACAAGGCAGACCTGTGAAGCTCCGGGAAGTGCCGGGCATGTCGGTGGAATCACAGACGGTTACCCCGTAGTGCCATTTTCATAACAAGTTCATTTCATCCTAATAGACAGCCATCAGGAGTAAGGATGAATACCGGAAGGAGTGGAAGAAAGCATGTCAGAACGCATAGTAAAACCTGTGTTGAATCCGAAAGCAGACGGCACGTTGTTGACGGTCACACCAGAGTCTGCGGGATGGGAATATGTTGGGTTCCAGGTGGTACAGCTTGCGGAGGGACAGACTCTAACTCGTGAGAGCGGGGATCAGGAACTCTGTCTTGTGCTTCTCAGCGGCTTCGCGAATGTAAGTACTCGTGAATATACGTGGGAGAATATCGGGAAAAGAATGAGTGTTTTTGAGAAGATTCCTCCGTATTCGGTTTATGTACCCAGTTCAGATCGAGTGGAGGTAACAGCTCTTACCGCATTGGAAATTGCTATATGTGCGGCACCAGGTAAAGGCACCTATCCAGCTCGACTGATTGCCCCGGAAGATGTAGGTGTTGAGACGCGTGGTTATGGCAACCTGGAACGACAGATTCACAACATTTTACCGGAACAAAAGGAAGCAGACAGTCTGCTCGTCGTTGAGGTGTTCACACCAGATGGACATTGGTCTAGTTATCCGCCGCATAAACATGACAGGGACGCTCTGCCTGACGAATCATTGCTAGAGGAGACGTACTATTTCCGAGTGCAGCCTGAGCAGGGGTTTGCCATCCAGCGGATATACACAGATGATCGAGCTGTAGATGAGACGCTGGCAGTGAACAACGGCGAAGTTGTGCTTGTTCCGTGTGGATACCATCCGGTAGGTGCTCCTCCAGGATACGAGGTCTACTATCTGAATGTGATGGCAGGACCAACCCGGACCTGGAAGTTCCATAACGACCCGGACCATGCTTGGCTGATGAATAAAAAGTAGTATCAGCTTCAAGTTGCGTATGCGGACTTCCCCCTGCATAATGAGAAGATAACGATTACCTATATATAAGGGGATTTATATATAGCACAAATGGGGAAATAACAATGAAAGCAACCATATATGATATAGCACGCGAGGCGGGGGTATCCATTGCAACCGTCTCGCAGGTCATTAACGGCAAAGGTAAAATTAGTGAGAAGCGGCGTGCCGAGATTATGGAGATCATGGAGCGTCTTCACTATCAACCGAGCGCAATTGCTGCTGCACTTACGGGTAAGCAGACATACACGCTTGGGTTGCTCGTACCCGATATCTCAAATCCGTATTTTGCCGAGCTGGCCAGAGCGGTAGAGGATCGCAGTCGGCAATTGGGTTATAGCGTCGTGATTTGCAGTACAGACAATAAGGACGAACGGGTAGAGCGGTATTTGAATCTGCTTCAGCAAAAAAGGGTCGACGGCATGATGATCGGAACAGGTATCGATAATGCCGAGATTCTGTCTCCACTCCTGCAGCAGTCGATACCTGTTGCTTTGATTGCCCGTCATATGCCGTCGTTGTCGGTACATACCGTTGCGATCGATGACAGGCTTGGCGGCGGGTTGGCAGCACAGCATCTGCTTGAATTGGGTCATATTCACGTAGCAGTGCTGTCCGAATCGTTCAAAGTCAGCAGCAGTCAGGAACGTGTACGCGGATTTCGTGAAGTATTGGAGAAGGCGGGTCTTTCTCTTGAAGCTGATCAGGTTAGAGAGTCATCTGCCGATCTGGGTTCAGCCAAAAAAGAGGCGCTCGTGCTGCTCACAGAAAAGAATCGAGCCACAGGCATCTTCTGTTGTAACGACATGCAGGCAATTGGAGCGCTTCAAGCTGCCAAAGAACTAGGCCTGCGTGTGCCTGAAGATGTATCAATCATCGGATTCGATAATACGATTCTGGCTTCGGTAACCAGTCCGCCTCTGACGACGATTGCCCAACCTATTGAGGATCTGGGGCGTCGTGCTGTTGATTTATTAATTGATGACCTAAAAAATGAAGAAAATTCACCTCAGAAAATTGTCCTGAAGCCTGAATTGGTCATTAGAGACTCAACAGGAAAGTTATCAAATCAATCTTGAGAACACAGCTCTGTCCAGAAACATATACGTCGTCCACACAAAACAAGCCGCGTGCACCTAAGGGTGAACGCGGCTTGTTTGAGTTAAATCTTGAACTTCTTCACTTCTTCGTACAGTGTGTTGGCATGCTGCGCCAGCTCATTGGAACGTTCCGAGATGCTTGTAATGTAATTGAACTGTTCCTGCGTGGAAGAAGCAACCTCTTCCGTGGAAGCCGCGCTCTGTTCCGACATGGCTGCAACACTGGAGATTACCTCGGCAATCTTACCAGAGCTGTCATCCAACTCAGTCGTAGCAGCGGATACCAACTGAAGCTGGCTGTCGATGCCGTCAATGGATTGTTTGATTCGGGTAAACGACTCGCGCATCTCATGCACAGCAGCTACCTGCTGCTCAATACCTTGTTCAGCCGAAGTTACTTCACTCACGCTTTGACGACTTGCCGCTTGAATCTCATCCAGCAGAACAATGATATCCTGTGCCGAGTCCGAAGACTGTTCGGCCAGTTTTCGCACTTCTTCGGCAACGACAGCGAAGCCGCGTCCGTGTTCACCCGCTCTGGCTGCTTCAATGGAAGCATTCAGGGCGAGCAGATTAGTCTGGGAGGCGATGCCCCGAATCATGCCGACAATATCCTCGATTTTCTGCGACTTGTCCGCCAAAAGCGTGATCGACTCACCCACACGATCAATGGAACTCCGATTGCCGTCTGCAAGTTCCACCTGATGATCCACGGCTTGCAATCCGGCAAGCATGGCTTCCCCTGCTTCTCGCATCATGGTTACAGATTGTTCAACACTGCGGTTAATGCCGCCAACACTATTGCTCATCTCTGACAGTCGACTTGAACCGTCATAGACCGATTCTGCCTGTTTGCTGGACCCTTGGGCGAGCTCATCTGTGGCGATGGAGATCTGTTCGGCAATACGTTTGGTATTGTCCGTATGTTCTTCCATTTCACCCGAGATGCTTTGCACCCGGTTAGCGGAGGAGGCGACCTGTTTCAGCAGCAGACTGAGTTGAGCGGACATCTGATTGAATGCCGCGCCTAACTCTGCGAACTCATCTTTACCTCTGATCTGCACCCGACCGGTAAAGTCACCGTTCGACATCAGTCTGGAGGTCGCGCCCAAGCTTTTCAGTGGTCTGATGAATAGTGTTGCAATCCAGTATGCTGCTGCCATCACAACGATTAGCGTAACTGCGATAATCAGAATGTAGTTATTTCGTAGTTCATAGTATTCTGAATAGGCTAATTTCTCGGAAATAATTGAACTAACCACCCAGCCCGTGCTGGGGATTTGATTGTAGAACAGCAGATAATTCTCGCCACTGTAGTTAAAATTTTTCTTCCCTGACGGGTTCGCCTGCATATCGGCCAGCAGTGGTTTTAATTCCTCATTTTCAGAGGCCGAGGTATTCACCTGTTTCTCGTCCGGGTGAGCAAGAAGCAATCCTTTTTTATCGATTAGAAATGTATATCCCAGCCCGTCCAGATTGATTTTCCCCACCGTATCCGTAAGGGTAGAGAGCAGCAAATCCCCTGCCACTACGCCTTGCATCTGTCCCTCTTTATTTAGGACCGGCATCGCCATGGAGACCGCGTATTGCTTCGACATCATATCCAGATAGGGATCAGAGAATACCAGTTGGTCTGCCTGCTTCGCTTCCTGGTACCAAGGACGCTGACGTGGATCATACCCGGCATCAGGTGTCCAGTCTGAACCATTCATGAAACGACCGTCTTGTTCTGAACCATAGTAAAGATCCGAGAGACTCTCTTTGTTACTGCCCAGCTTCATAATGTCAAAATAATCTTCGTTCAGTTGTCCAGCCGGAATTCCTTCCTGAATCACAAACCCCAGTGTTTCCACAACTTTGGCATTGCTGCTGATCCAGCCATCCAGTTGATTGGCCGCCGAGGACATTAATCCAGTTAATTTGGAATCAACATTACGAGTGGCTTGTTTCTCTGTTTGGTACAAGCCAAGTGTCGCCAGTGGAATCGCTGTAATCAGAACAGCAGCCAGAAACATCATCATTAATTTCGGTTTAAGTTTCATCCAATTCTCCCCCTTTGATGTCCTGCTAGTATAGGCAAAGCCGAAAGCTTATGTAGTATATCGACATTTTTTTCAAAAAGATAATATAGATATTTATCAAGTTAGTTAGCATTTTATAAAATTTAAAATGAAGGGTTTTGCAGAGGCTTTTATTTATAGATTAGATGTATTTAATGGATGATTTTAATGATCTAGATCAATATTTGGATGAGGTGGTATACTTAAAATGAACCTTTAATTTCCTTATTTACCCAACAATGAAAGGAGACTCAATGAAAAAAAGAACCAAAACCATTCTTGGTGTGGTTGTTGTAGTCGTGATTGCAGCTATTGCGATACCCATGTACATTTCGAGACAACATACCACCTTTCGAGCTGAAGTCACGGATCATATGAGTATGCTGGATAAGCTGGAGATTCTGGTTATCAAAAAAATACCGACCACCGATCCATACGATGAAGAAGAAGTGATTATTAAAGATCCCCAAGAGATTAGAAAGATGTTGAAGCTAACGAAGGATATCGAATTAAGAAGAGTAAAGCAAATAGATATCTCCAAGCGATCCGAGGGAACCCCATATTACTATGACTGGCAGCTTTTAACTAAGAAAGAAGATCGATTTACAGAAGGCTTTGGAATTACGTTTTATAATGAACATGCCGTCTCTATCTATAGCGGATACAAAACGAGAGATCAACATGAAAATTATGAAATAACCAATGATTTTAGTCTAAATGAAATGGAACGACTCTTTAACAATTTGAAGGAGGGGAAGGAATGACGGAGTATCAATTGCGTCCGATTGAGGAGCAGGATATCCCTTTTCTGTGGGAGATGTTGTATGCATCCATATTCAAGCGGGAGGGCGAAGAGCCTTTTGAACCAGAGATCATTCATAGCCCCGGGATGTCCAAGTACGTTGAAGGCTGGGGCAGAGAGGGAGATTTCGGATTTATCGCCGTGGATTCTCGGGGAAGGCGTATGGGCTCGGTGACGTTGCGGTTTTTTAATGATCAGAATGCGGGATATGGTTATGTGAATGCGGCTACACCCGAGATGGGAATGGCTGTGATTGATACAGCGCGTGGCAAAGGAATAGGTACCCGTCTCATTCAGACGGCATTGGAAGAGGCTCGAAAACGAGACATTGATGCTGTTTCGCTCAGTGTTGATCCAGATAATGAAGCAATTCGGCTTTATCGGCGTTTTGGATTCGTCGAACATGGCATGTGTGGCACATCTGTAACGATGGTGTGTGCGATGAACCCATGACCGTACTGCAAGCATGGTAAACGCGTTCATATGAAGATTTGAAAAAACAAAAAGGCGTTCCCCTCATATGCTGAGAAGCGCCTTAAGATATGACTGTATGTTTGTCGCACCGTATTTCCCTTGTGCTGTTAACGATACCTAAAAACCAATCTTCAAACTGCTACCTT contains these protein-coding regions:
- a CDS encoding methyl-accepting chemotaxis protein, yielding MKLKPKLMMMFLAAVLITAIPLATLGLYQTEKQATRNVDSKLTGLMSSAANQLDGWISSNAKVVETLGFVIQEGIPAGQLNEDYFDIMKLGSNKESLSDLYYGSEQDGRFMNGSDWTPDAGYDPRQRPWYQEAKQADQLVFSDPYLDMMSKQYAVSMAMPVLNKEGQMQGVVAGDLLLSTLTDTVGKINLDGLGYTFLIDKKGLLLAHPDEKQVNTSASENEELKPLLADMQANPSGKKNFNYSGENYLLFYNQIPSTGWVVSSIISEKLAYSEYYELRNNYILIIAVTLIVVMAAAYWIATLFIRPLKSLGATSRLMSNGDFTGRVQIRGKDEFAELGAAFNQMSAQLSLLLKQVASSANRVQSISGEMEEHTDNTKRIAEQISIATDELAQGSSKQAESVYDGSSRLSEMSNSVGGINRSVEQSVTMMREAGEAMLAGLQAVDHQVELADGNRSSIDRVGESITLLADKSQKIEDIVGMIRGIASQTNLLALNASIEAARAGEHGRGFAVVAEEVRKLAEQSSDSAQDIIVLLDEIQAASRQSVSEVTSAEQGIEQQVAAVHEMRESFTRIKQSIDGIDSQLQLVSAATTELDDSSGKIAEVISSVAAMSEQSAASTEEVASSTQEQFNYITSISERSNELAQHANTLYEEVKKFKI
- a CDS encoding GNAT family N-acetyltransferase translates to MTEYQLRPIEEQDIPFLWEMLYASIFKREGEEPFEPEIIHSPGMSKYVEGWGREGDFGFIAVDSRGRRMGSVTLRFFNDQNAGYGYVNAATPEMGMAVIDTARGKGIGTRLIQTALEEARKRDIDAVSLSVDPDNEAIRLYRRFGFVEHGMCGTSVTMVCAMNP